The following proteins come from a genomic window of Ornithinimicrobium cryptoxanthini:
- a CDS encoding DNA-binding protein, giving the protein MSKHTAFWEDLSRDLQDPEFLRDYVVESMRISTIDSVVNAIDDAREAAGMSKAELARAIQKEPATIRRLLSSESSNPTLGTLAEVAAVLGLRITVEPIPEAERGQITQPLLEGRAADPIKLAEHLTTLRRPRTRLPA; this is encoded by the coding sequence ATGAGCAAGCACACCGCGTTCTGGGAGGACCTGAGCCGCGACCTCCAGGACCCGGAGTTCCTCCGCGATTACGTCGTCGAGTCCATGCGCATCTCGACCATCGACTCGGTCGTCAACGCCATCGACGACGCGCGCGAGGCTGCGGGGATGTCCAAGGCCGAGCTGGCGCGGGCCATCCAGAAGGAACCAGCGACCATCCGTCGCCTTCTGTCCTCCGAGAGCTCCAATCCGACCCTGGGCACGCTGGCCGAGGTGGCGGCAGTCCTCGGGCTGCGCATCACCGTCGAGCCCATCCCCGAGGCCGAGCGCGGTCAGATCACCCAGCCGTTGCTCGAAGGTCGGGCAGCTGACCCGATCAAGCTTGCCGAGCACCTGACCACGTTGCGTAGGCCCAGAACGAGGCTTCCCGCCTGA
- a CDS encoding tyrosine-type recombinase/integrase has translation MTFDAKDDAIAWLSARRAEIGMEVWAPQAAAHGARRREFPTFRAYAELWLETRRTRGRELRPTTGQQYRMLLDRFIYPTFGEERIDRITHEDVNAWYDQVAPGRDTVRAQAYSLLRTILAGAASVRPTPLIPYNPAHIRGAGNARRAHHVEPATLSELETIVTELPDRYRLMALLAAWCALRFGELAELRRGDIDLRTGRVKIRRGVVRVGGQFIIGPPKSDAGVRDVAIPPHLLATVKAHLSQHTASGKDALLFSAAADSDRHMAPSTLYKVYYPARKAAGRPDLRWHDLRHTGAVLAAQTGATLAELMGRLGHSTPGAAMRYQHAAADRDAEIARRLSELHDRTALG, from the coding sequence ATGACGTTCGACGCCAAGGACGACGCCATCGCCTGGCTGTCCGCGCGCCGAGCCGAGATCGGGATGGAGGTGTGGGCGCCACAGGCCGCTGCCCACGGGGCACGGCGACGGGAGTTCCCGACGTTCCGCGCATACGCCGAACTCTGGCTGGAGACCCGCCGGACGCGTGGCCGCGAGCTGCGCCCTACGACCGGTCAGCAGTATCGGATGCTGCTGGACCGGTTCATCTATCCCACGTTCGGCGAGGAGCGCATCGACCGGATCACACACGAGGACGTCAACGCCTGGTACGACCAGGTGGCTCCGGGCCGGGACACCGTCAGGGCACAGGCGTACAGCCTGCTGCGCACGATCCTCGCCGGGGCCGCCTCCGTGCGGCCCACTCCCCTCATCCCGTACAACCCGGCTCACATCCGCGGCGCCGGAAACGCCAGGCGCGCCCACCACGTAGAGCCGGCGACGCTGTCGGAGCTCGAGACGATCGTCACGGAGCTGCCCGACCGCTACCGGCTGATGGCGCTGCTCGCTGCCTGGTGTGCGCTGCGCTTCGGCGAGCTGGCCGAGCTACGCCGCGGTGACATCGACCTGCGGACCGGGCGGGTCAAGATCCGTCGTGGCGTCGTGCGAGTCGGCGGCCAGTTCATCATCGGCCCACCCAAGAGCGATGCGGGCGTGCGCGACGTCGCGATCCCGCCACATCTGCTCGCCACGGTCAAGGCGCACTTGTCTCAGCACACCGCGTCCGGCAAGGACGCGCTGCTCTTCTCCGCCGCGGCAGACAGTGACCGGCACATGGCGCCGTCGACGCTCTACAAGGTCTACTACCCAGCGAGGAAGGCCGCCGGCCGCCCGGACCTGCGCTGGCACGACCTGCGCCATACCGGCGCCGTCCTCGCGGCCCAGACCGGCGCAACCCTTGCCGAGCTCATGGGCCGGCTCGGCCACTCCACCCCCGGCGCGGCGATGCGCTACCAGCACGCCGCCGCCGACCGCGACGCCGAGATCGCGCGTCGGCTGTCGGAGTTGCACGACAGGACGGCTCTCGGATGA